A single window of Phoenix dactylifera cultivar Barhee BC4 unplaced genomic scaffold, palm_55x_up_171113_PBpolish2nd_filt_p 000117F, whole genome shotgun sequence DNA harbors:
- the LOC103698081 gene encoding ethylene-responsive transcription factor LEP-like, whose protein sequence is MDYSYFFSSTTSSSSSTSPISDGLQVKKPKRKSPQQQKDNDGNGNGTGGSTKYLGVRRRPWGRYAAEIRDPATKERHWLGTFDTAEEAAVAYDRAARTLRGPRARTNFAYPDLPPGSSLTPFLSPDLQQHSLLLPFYMPAATPESPHPPITLPHHQALRGHEAMICGGVDQPEVCYSSSSSSSLTPLTPPPPPISPLVLTSSSETDAPTVECSTPGPTDEVAAAMWCDVGEFYACGSTVASGSNGIYFEEGYVHSPLFGPMPTVDDAAASPGLYDGFQLGSSFSYFF, encoded by the coding sequence ATGGACTACTCCTATTTCTTCtcctccaccacctcctcctcttcttctactTCACCAATCTCCGACGGGCTGCAAGTGAAGAAACCGAAGCGCAAATCGCCACAGCAGCAGAAAGACAACGACGGCAATGGCAACGGGACGGGCGGCAGCACGAAGTACCTTGGAGTGCGGCGGCGGCCATGGGGGCGATACGCGGCGGAGATACGCGACCCAGCGACCAAAGAGCGCCACTGGCTCGGCACTTTCGATACCGCCGAGGAGGCCGCCGTCGCATACGACCGCGCCGCCCGCACCCTCCGCGGGCCCCGCGCTCGCACCAACTTCGCCTATCCCGACCTCCCACCTGGCTCCTCCCTCACCCCCTTCCTCTCTCCTGACCTCCAACAACATAGCCTTCTCCTCCCCTTCTACATGCCTGCCGCCACGCCGGAGTCTCCTCACCCTCCGATCACCTTACCCCACCACCAAGCTCTTCGTGGCCATGAAGCCATGATTTGTGGTGGAGTCGACCAACCGGAGGTCtgctattcttcttcttcttcgtcgtCGTTAACTCCTCTTACACCGCCTCCGCCGCCAATATCTCCGCTGGTGCTGACGTCTTCATCAGAGACGGACGCTCCGACGGTCGAATGCTCCACCCCAGGGCCGACGGACGAGGTGGCGGCGGCGATGTGGTGCGACGTGGGGGAGTTCTATGCGTGCGGCTCAACGGTGGCGAGTGGTTCTAATGGGATATACTTCGAGGAGGGTTACGTGCACAGCCCATTGTTCGGGCCGATGCCGACGGTGGACGACGCGGCGGCGTCGCCGGGGCTCTACGACGGGTTCCAGCTGGGGAGCTCCTTCTCTTACTTCTTTTGA